Proteins co-encoded in one Plectropomus leopardus isolate mb chromosome 14, YSFRI_Pleo_2.0, whole genome shotgun sequence genomic window:
- the LOC121953476 gene encoding retinol dehydrogenase 14-like isoform X1, with protein MMNGKTVIVTGANSGIGKATAAGIVKLQGRVIMACRDLSRAEEAAREIRQQTGADGSLLVLKQLDLASLTSVRTFCRDIIKEESRLDVLINNAGIYQCPYTKTEDGFEMQFGVNHLGHFLLTHLLLDLLKQSAPSRIVVVSSKLYKRGHINFEDLNSEQSYDKAFAYSRSKLANLLFTCELAQRLEGSGVTVNALTPGIVRTNLGRHVHIPGLVKPVFDLLSRGLFKSPEEGAQTSVYLACSLDVDGVQGECFADCQPQVLLDKATDLEVASKLWDISEVMVGITT; from the exons ATGATGAACGGAAAGACGGTAATAGTAACCGGAGCGAACAGCGGGATCGGGAAAGCCACGGCAGCCGGCATAGTGAAGCTCCAGGGCCGCGTGATCATGGCCTGCCGGGACCTGAGCAGGGCGGAGGAGGCGGCCCGGGAGATCCGACAGCAGACCGGGGCAGACGGCTCTCTGCTGGTCCTAAAACAGCTGGACCTGGCCTCCCTCACATCTGTGCGCACTTTCTGTCGAGACATAATAAAG GAGGAATCTCGGCTCGATGTGCTCATCAACAACGCTGGGATCTATCAGTGTCCTTACACCAAGACGGAGGACGGCTTTGAGATGCAGTTCGGGGTCAACCACCTGGGCCACTTCCTGCTCACCCACCTGCTGCTGGACCTCCTCAAACAGTCAGCTCCCAGCCGCATCGTGGTGGTCTCCTCCAAACTCTACAAGCGCGGTCACATCAACTTTGAGGACTTAAACAGCGAGCAGAGCTACGACAAGGCCTTCGCCTACAGCCGCAGCAAACTAGCCAACCTGCTGTTCACCTGCGAGCTGGCGCAGCGCCTGGAGGGCAGCGGCGTGACGGTGAATGCTCTGACTCCGGGCATCGTGAGGACCAACCTGGGCAGGCATGTTCACATCCCAGGGTTAGTGAAGCCCGTGTTTGACCTGCTCTCCCGGGGTTTGTTCAAGAGCCCCGAGGAAGGAGCTCAGACCTCAGTGTATCTGGCGTGCAGCCTGGATGTGGATGGCGTGCAGGGCGAGTGCTTCGCAGATTGTCAGCCTCAGGTTCTGCTGGACAAAGCCACAGACCTGGAGGTGGCCAGTAAACTGTGGGACATCAGCGAGGTCATGGTGGGCATAACCACGTGA
- the zgc:123321 gene encoding protein YIPF5-like: protein MGDFQNFEQDFYQTGYYVDDQGNTVAYYDQYDSSSPAYYNTGAQPFVPGALDPSMEQQYTEQFYQPAESTGTDSLEEEPSLLEELGINFDHIWQKTLTVLNPLKPADGSIMNETDLTGPILFCVALGFTLMMAGKVHFGYVYGISATACIGMYVLLSLMSSVAVSYGCVASVLGYCLLPMVALSAFAVFYSLQGVLGTVLAVLAICWCSLSASKIFISTLAMEGQQLLVAYPCALLYGIFALLTVF from the exons ATGGGGGACTTCCAGAACTTTGAACAGGACTTCTACCAAACAGGATATTATGTGGATGACCAGGGTAACACCGTGGCCTACTACGATCAGTACGATTCCTCAAGCCCTGCTTATTACAATAC TGGAGCACAGCCGTTCGTGCCTGGTGCTCTGGATCCTTCCATGGAGCAGCAGTACACTGAACAGTTCTACCAACCTGCCGAAAGCACAGGAACAGATTCTCTTGAAGAGGAACCCAGCCTTCTTGAAG AGCTTGGCATCAATTTTGACCACATCTGGCAGAAGACCCTGACTGTGTTGAACCCTCTGAAGCCTGCAGACGGCAGCATCATGAATGAGACTGATCTAACAGGTCCCATCCTCTTCTGTGTTGCACTGGGCTTCACTTTAATGATG GCAGGAAAAGTCCACTTTGGGTATGTGTATGGGATCAGTGCTACAGCCTGTATCGGGATGTACGTTCTGCTGAGTCTGATGAGTTCTGTGGCAGTGTCTTATGGCTGTGTGGCCAGCGTCCTGGGCTACTGCCTCCTGCCCATGGTGGCCCTCTCTGCATTTGCTGTCTTCTACTCTTTGCA AGGTGTCCTGGGAACAGTTCTGGCCGTGTTAGCGATCTGTTGGTGTAGTCTCTCTGCCTCGAAGATCTTCATCTCCACCCTGGCTATGGAGGGCCAGCAGCTGTTGGTGGCTTACCCATGTGCCCTGCTCTATGGGATCTTTGCACTGCTCACTGTGTTCTAA
- the LOC121953476 gene encoding retinol dehydrogenase 14-like isoform X2, translated as MMNGKTVIVTGANSGIGKATAAGIVKLQGRVIMACRDLSRAEEAAREIRQQTGADGSLLVLKQLDLASLTSEESRLDVLINNAGIYQCPYTKTEDGFEMQFGVNHLGHFLLTHLLLDLLKQSAPSRIVVVSSKLYKRGHINFEDLNSEQSYDKAFAYSRSKLANLLFTCELAQRLEGSGVTVNALTPGIVRTNLGRHVHIPGLVKPVFDLLSRGLFKSPEEGAQTSVYLACSLDVDGVQGECFADCQPQVLLDKATDLEVASKLWDISEVMVGITT; from the exons ATGATGAACGGAAAGACGGTAATAGTAACCGGAGCGAACAGCGGGATCGGGAAAGCCACGGCAGCCGGCATAGTGAAGCTCCAGGGCCGCGTGATCATGGCCTGCCGGGACCTGAGCAGGGCGGAGGAGGCGGCCCGGGAGATCCGACAGCAGACCGGGGCAGACGGCTCTCTGCTGGTCCTAAAACAGCTGGACCTGGCCTCCCTCACATCT GAGGAATCTCGGCTCGATGTGCTCATCAACAACGCTGGGATCTATCAGTGTCCTTACACCAAGACGGAGGACGGCTTTGAGATGCAGTTCGGGGTCAACCACCTGGGCCACTTCCTGCTCACCCACCTGCTGCTGGACCTCCTCAAACAGTCAGCTCCCAGCCGCATCGTGGTGGTCTCCTCCAAACTCTACAAGCGCGGTCACATCAACTTTGAGGACTTAAACAGCGAGCAGAGCTACGACAAGGCCTTCGCCTACAGCCGCAGCAAACTAGCCAACCTGCTGTTCACCTGCGAGCTGGCGCAGCGCCTGGAGGGCAGCGGCGTGACGGTGAATGCTCTGACTCCGGGCATCGTGAGGACCAACCTGGGCAGGCATGTTCACATCCCAGGGTTAGTGAAGCCCGTGTTTGACCTGCTCTCCCGGGGTTTGTTCAAGAGCCCCGAGGAAGGAGCTCAGACCTCAGTGTATCTGGCGTGCAGCCTGGATGTGGATGGCGTGCAGGGCGAGTGCTTCGCAGATTGTCAGCCTCAGGTTCTGCTGGACAAAGCCACAGACCTGGAGGTGGCCAGTAAACTGTGGGACATCAGCGAGGTCATGGTGGGCATAACCACGTGA
- the lamtor3 gene encoding ragulator complex protein LAMTOR3, which translates to MADDLKRYLYKQLQSVEGLHAIVVTDRDGVPVIKVANDNAPVHALRPGFLSTFALATDQGSKLGLSKNKSIICYYNTYQIVQFNRLPLVISFIASSNANTGLIMSLEKELAPLIEELRQVVEVT; encoded by the exons ATGGCGGAT GATTTGAAGAGATACCTGTACAAACAGTTGCAAAG TGTTGAAGGTCTTCATGCTATAGTAGTGACAGACAGGGACGGTGTCCCGGTGATCAAAG TTGCCAATGACAACGCCCCTGTCCACGCTCTTAGACCTGGCTTCCTGTCCACTTTTGCTCTGGCCACAGATCAGGGCAGCAAGCTGGGCCTCTCCAAGAACAAGAGCATCATCTGCTACTACAACACCTACCAG ATCGTGCAGTTCAATCGGTTACCACTGGTCATCAGTTTCATCGCCAGCAGCAACGCCAACACAG GTCTCATCATGAGTCTGGAGAAGGAGCTGGCTCCACTAATAGAGGAGCTGAGGCAGGTGGTGGAGGTGACATAA